The Sesamum indicum cultivar Zhongzhi No. 13 linkage group LG1, S_indicum_v1.0, whole genome shotgun sequence genome includes a window with the following:
- the LOC105155776 gene encoding protein LITTLE ZIPPER 2-like isoform X3, with the protein MISPFIFLNHKTAFKHQTLLANLNMCIGCNEQTQAHKLHFFPRKPKRIRVRVLSLSGRKPRDVEKAGTDMELQNLKLYMENISILEENEKLRKKACLLHQENLSLMSEFRKRFSKCEFVSMILNTHMLSKEQQHVNDDRN; encoded by the exons ATGATCTCTCCATTCATCTTCCTCAACCATAAAACAGCATTCAAACACCAAACCCTTCTTGCAAACCTCAACATGTGCATAGGTTGCAATGAACAGACACAAGCACACAAACTTCACTTCTTCCCAAGAAAACCAAAGCGAATTAGGGTTCGTGTTCTCAGCCTGTCAGG AAGGAAGCCACGGGACGTCGAAAAGGCCGGCACCGACATGGAACTGCAGAACTTGAAGCTCTACATGGAGAACATAAGCATTCTAGAAGAGAACGAGAAGTTGAGGAAGAAGGCCTGTCTGCTCCACCAAGAGAACCTGTCTTTGATGTCTGAATTCCGGAAGAGATTTTCCAAGTGTGAGTTTGTGTCCATGATTCTCAATACACATATGCTTAGCAAAGAACAACAACATGTGAATGATGACAGGAACTAA
- the LOC105155776 gene encoding protein LITTLE ZIPPER 2-like isoform X2: protein MISPFIFLNHKTAFKHQTLLANLNMCIGCNEQTQAHKLHFFPRKPKRIRVRVLSLSGYDRRKPRDVEKAGTDMELQNLKLYMENISILEENEKLRKKACLLHQENLSLMSEFRKRFSKCEFVSMILNTHMLSKEQQHVNDDRN, encoded by the exons ATGATCTCTCCATTCATCTTCCTCAACCATAAAACAGCATTCAAACACCAAACCCTTCTTGCAAACCTCAACATGTGCATAGGTTGCAATGAACAGACACAAGCACACAAACTTCACTTCTTCCCAAGAAAACCAAAGCGAATTAGGGTTCGTGTTCTCAGCCTGTCAGGGTATGATCG AAGGAAGCCACGGGACGTCGAAAAGGCCGGCACCGACATGGAACTGCAGAACTTGAAGCTCTACATGGAGAACATAAGCATTCTAGAAGAGAACGAGAAGTTGAGGAAGAAGGCCTGTCTGCTCCACCAAGAGAACCTGTCTTTGATGTCTGAATTCCGGAAGAGATTTTCCAAGTGTGAGTTTGTGTCCATGATTCTCAATACACATATGCTTAGCAAAGAACAACAACATGTGAATGATGACAGGAACTAA
- the LOC105155776 gene encoding protein LITTLE ZIPPER 2-like isoform X1 gives MISPFIFLNHKTAFKHQTLLANLNMCIGCNEQTQAHKLHFFPRKPKRIRVRVLSLSGYDRRRKPRDVEKAGTDMELQNLKLYMENISILEENEKLRKKACLLHQENLSLMSEFRKRFSKCEFVSMILNTHMLSKEQQHVNDDRN, from the exons ATGATCTCTCCATTCATCTTCCTCAACCATAAAACAGCATTCAAACACCAAACCCTTCTTGCAAACCTCAACATGTGCATAGGTTGCAATGAACAGACACAAGCACACAAACTTCACTTCTTCCCAAGAAAACCAAAGCGAATTAGGGTTCGTGTTCTCAGCCTGTCAGGGTATGATCG CAGAAGGAAGCCACGGGACGTCGAAAAGGCCGGCACCGACATGGAACTGCAGAACTTGAAGCTCTACATGGAGAACATAAGCATTCTAGAAGAGAACGAGAAGTTGAGGAAGAAGGCCTGTCTGCTCCACCAAGAGAACCTGTCTTTGATGTCTGAATTCCGGAAGAGATTTTCCAAGTGTGAGTTTGTGTCCATGATTCTCAATACACATATGCTTAGCAAAGAACAACAACATGTGAATGATGACAGGAACTAA
- the LOC105155795 gene encoding uncharacterized protein LOC105155795, whose protein sequence is MGILSSLCFPPSIFLQKPGQDHLFTTTSSSKLHISAAKRSERTVEGPVLTRFRESSNAMTILMGAAGIALISLAGPAHAAESPVFSEPSNALSLPTWAIHISSVSEWVTAMALVWQYGEKSGYESWKGLSWGMVPLLGGALCACTWHFFYNSESLEVLVALQAALTVIGNATMCFAAYRIYTSSQEQSKNF, encoded by the exons ATGGGAATTTTAAGCTCTCTCTGTTTCCCACCGTCGATTTTTCTGCAGAAACCCGGACAAGACCACCTCTTTACCACTACGTCCTCCTCCAAACTTCACATTTCTGCTGCCAAAAGAAGTGAACGTACAGTTGAAGGACCCGTTTTGACCCGTTTTCGAGAGAGCTCGAATGCCATGACCATTTTGATGGGAGCTGCTGGAATTGCCTTAATCTCTCTTGCAGGGCCCGCCCATGCTGCAGAGTCTCCAGTTTTCAGTGAACCCTCCAATGCTCTATCCCTTCCCACCTGGGCTATTCATATTTCCAGTGTTTCTGAATG GGTTACTGCAATGGCATTGGTGTGGCAATACGGGGAGAAATCTGGTTATGAATCTTGGAAGGGTCTATCTTGGGGAATG GTACCCCTGCTTGGAGGAGCACTTTGTGCCTGTACCTGGCATTTCTTTTACAATTCAGAGTCCCTTGag GTCTTGGTGGCTCTACAAGCCGCATTGACAGTGATTGGAAATGCAACAATGTGTTTTGCCGCCTACCGTATCTACACATCATCACAGGAACAGTCCAAGAACTTCTAA